One Sodalis praecaptivus DNA segment encodes these proteins:
- a CDS encoding carbohydrate ABC transporter permease: protein MNLSFPRRLAFWLGLCVLMVWTLGPLYWSLATSLMRPTDLATSPISLVPPVLTLEHYKKLLGGLFGVIDNDIWRDFSRSMVNSAVLALGATLITVAAAAFSAYAAVRLRFPGRNLVFILIISTMAVPGYTVLIPLYRLMVSLGLVDTYTGIILIYVSAFLPLAMWLMRSVYESLPVSVEEAAWIDGAGRLYTLVRIVLPLAAPGLIAAAILTFLGAWGQFSVPLVFAPTIDTKPLTVLIPEFATKNYIDYGLINAAGVLAMIPPAAVVIFLNRYLMRGLMAGAGK, encoded by the coding sequence ATGAACCTCTCTTTTCCACGCCGGTTAGCCTTTTGGCTGGGCCTGTGTGTATTGATGGTCTGGACGCTGGGTCCTCTCTACTGGTCCCTGGCCACCAGCCTGATGCGGCCGACCGATCTCGCCACCAGCCCGATAAGTCTGGTGCCGCCCGTGCTGACCCTGGAACATTATAAAAAATTGCTCGGCGGCCTGTTCGGCGTGATCGATAACGATATCTGGCGCGATTTTTCCCGCTCGATGGTCAATAGCGCGGTCCTGGCGCTGGGGGCGACCTTAATTACCGTGGCCGCCGCGGCGTTCTCCGCCTATGCGGCGGTACGTCTGCGCTTCCCAGGGCGCAACCTGGTGTTTATCCTCATCATATCCACCATGGCGGTGCCCGGCTATACGGTGCTTATCCCGCTGTACCGGCTGATGGTGAGCCTGGGTCTGGTGGACACCTATACCGGTATCATTCTGATTTACGTCTCGGCATTTCTGCCGCTGGCCATGTGGCTGATGCGCAGCGTATATGAGTCGCTGCCGGTTTCCGTCGAAGAGGCCGCCTGGATCGATGGCGCGGGCCGTCTGTATACCCTGGTCCGCATTGTGCTGCCCCTCGCGGCGCCGGGGCTTATCGCCGCCGCGATCCTCACTTTTCTCGGCGCCTGGGGGCAATTCTCGGTGCCGTTGGTGTTTGCGCCGACCATCGATACCAAACCCCTGACCGTCCTTATCCCCGAATTCGCCACCAAGAACTATATCGATTATGGGCTTATCAACGCCGCGGGGGTATTAGCGATGATCCCCCCCGCCGCGGTGGTGATATTCCTCAACCGTTACCTGATGCGCGGGCTGATGGCCGGCGCGGGCAAGTAA
- a CDS encoding carbohydrate ABC transporter permease, with protein sequence MAMSIEANVAAKPSRKSQLRRLLGGEAALGLALSSPVVVLMLALVFVPFVVTLWESFHRVNPMLPGTPFVGIKNYVQMFKDGQVHSAWINTWIYVILAVVIEILGGLGAALLLNKVKTGRRWLLAAVILPWALPPVVNAIIWSWIYNPHYGLLNGLLLKTGLIEQSHVWLNDRATALFLIVLVHVWRMMPLNAVIILAALQTIPNELYEAAKVDGASPLRTFRMITLPLIGGAFGIALTQSTITAFNLFDEAWILTGSSAATRPIQSQIYMTAFQNLNFSYGMAMSITVMLVSIIVSALYVRRVYRATRYD encoded by the coding sequence ATGGCGATGAGTATCGAAGCGAACGTCGCGGCAAAGCCGTCCCGAAAAAGCCAACTCCGCCGATTATTGGGAGGTGAGGCGGCGCTGGGCCTGGCGCTATCGTCGCCGGTCGTGGTGCTGATGCTGGCGCTGGTGTTCGTCCCCTTTGTCGTGACCTTGTGGGAAAGCTTTCATCGGGTCAATCCCATGCTACCGGGCACCCCGTTTGTGGGCATCAAAAATTACGTTCAGATGTTCAAAGACGGCCAAGTGCATTCGGCGTGGATCAACACCTGGATTTACGTCATTTTGGCGGTAGTGATCGAAATCCTTGGCGGGCTGGGTGCCGCGCTGCTGTTGAACAAGGTCAAAACCGGTCGGCGCTGGCTGCTGGCCGCAGTGATCCTGCCCTGGGCGTTACCGCCGGTGGTCAACGCCATTATCTGGTCGTGGATTTACAATCCGCATTACGGTTTGCTCAATGGGCTATTGCTGAAGACGGGGCTTATCGAGCAGAGTCACGTCTGGCTTAACGATCGCGCCACCGCGCTGTTTCTTATCGTGCTGGTGCACGTTTGGCGCATGATGCCGCTCAATGCGGTGATCATCCTGGCCGCGCTGCAAACCATCCCCAATGAGCTGTACGAGGCGGCAAAAGTCGACGGCGCCAGCCCGCTGCGCACTTTTCGCATGATCACCCTGCCCCTGATTGGTGGCGCCTTCGGTATCGCGCTAACGCAGTCGACGATCACCGCTTTCAACCTGTTCGACGAAGCGTGGATCCTGACCGGCTCCAGCGCGGCCACCCGCCCGATACAGTCGCAGATCTATATGACGGCGTTTCAGAATCTTAATTTCTCCTACGGGATGGCGATGTCGATCACCGTAATGCTGGTATCGATTATCGTTTCGGCGCTGTATGTGCGTCGTGTGTATCGCGCCACGAGGTATGACTAA
- a CDS encoding ABC transporter substrate-binding protein, producing MKRIKTRVMKSLLATALLALMATTPGGLSAASAADSGALSGKTITVLLPSPGYPPDQIKRFEQETGIHVDQQTLAWDQLRTRIVTALVAGTAPADVIELDWSWVGQFGAAAWLAPLDGKLDAARLKNIAITPIFQYQGKLLGAPYNNDFKMMVYNKAQFAKAGITEPPATLDQLLADGKALKEKAGVKYPFGLPLSVGEATSTAWFLLTMMHNGDLFTADMKPAFTDKHSGGYQALAFIKQAMDAGLIDPAATNYGNEEVRAMFKAGDSSIILSDGPGPLATYNDKTQSKVAGDALAAVVPNITGKSRTYGLPEALAIPKAAKQQPAAQTFINWMMDPQHQSRIYTEAGTLPTSTPALAALNKEGKLLSGEAILAQISGIGPLFAGGTPPWYPAFSNGAASAINALAKGQISVDEANKTIAEAAQNAMSGN from the coding sequence ATGAAGCGCATAAAAACCAGAGTCATGAAATCGCTCCTCGCAACGGCATTGCTGGCCTTGATGGCAACGACCCCAGGCGGGCTGTCCGCCGCCAGCGCTGCCGACAGCGGTGCGCTGAGCGGTAAAACCATCACCGTTTTGCTGCCAAGCCCGGGATATCCGCCGGATCAAATCAAACGTTTTGAACAGGAAACCGGTATCCATGTCGATCAGCAAACCCTGGCCTGGGATCAGTTGCGCACCCGCATCGTTACCGCGCTGGTTGCCGGCACGGCGCCGGCGGATGTTATCGAACTGGACTGGTCGTGGGTGGGCCAGTTCGGCGCCGCCGCCTGGCTGGCGCCTCTCGACGGTAAACTTGACGCCGCCCGGCTGAAAAATATTGCTATCACGCCTATTTTCCAATACCAGGGAAAACTGCTGGGCGCGCCGTACAATAACGATTTCAAAATGATGGTGTACAACAAAGCGCAATTTGCCAAAGCGGGAATTACCGAGCCGCCCGCGACTCTCGATCAATTGCTGGCCGACGGCAAGGCGCTAAAAGAAAAGGCGGGTGTGAAATACCCCTTCGGCCTGCCGTTGAGCGTCGGCGAAGCGACGTCCACCGCCTGGTTTTTGTTAACCATGATGCACAATGGCGATCTGTTCACCGCAGATATGAAGCCGGCGTTTACCGATAAGCATTCCGGCGGCTATCAGGCGTTGGCGTTTATCAAGCAAGCCATGGACGCAGGGCTTATCGACCCCGCCGCCACCAATTACGGCAATGAAGAAGTCCGCGCCATGTTCAAGGCCGGCGATAGCAGCATTATCTTGTCCGACGGGCCGGGGCCGCTGGCCACCTATAACGACAAAACTCAATCGAAAGTAGCCGGCGACGCGTTGGCGGCGGTGGTGCCGAATATAACCGGCAAGAGCCGGACCTATGGCCTGCCGGAGGCGCTGGCGATCCCCAAAGCGGCAAAACAGCAACCGGCGGCCCAGACGTTCATCAACTGGATGATGGACCCACAGCACCAAAGCCGGATTTACACCGAGGCGGGGACTTTGCCGACCAGCACACCGGCGCTGGCCGCGCTAAATAAAGAAGGCAAGCTGCTCAGCGGAGAAGCGATTCTCGCCCAAATAAGCGGTATCGGTCCGCTGTTCGCCGGCGGCACGCCGCCCTGGTATCCCGCCTTCAGTAACGGCGCCGCTTCCGCCATCAATGCCCTGGCTAAAGGCCAGATAAGCGTCGATGAGGCGAACAAGACCATCGCTGAAGCCGCGCAAAACGCGATGTCGGGCAATTAA
- a CDS encoding BadF/BadG/BcrA/BcrD ATPase family protein: protein MNLVMGVDSGGTKTLLALANRQGDLAGYWQGKTLDPAADPHWDTALDHLLRQAAPLLPRLAAASFGLPRHGEMEEDSRRQEQVIARLISVPAQVDNDVRIAFDGALGGEAGVLILAGTGSMAWSSRNRPRDRHYRVGGWGEDIGDEGSAYWIGLQAITAVCRHLDGRTDAPALCQTLCQHFDIVPDQLITWFFGLGMQRRERVASLARPVAALAEAGDVAAQTLLHQAAAQLAEQLLAAWGRLDLPGPPRWSYAGGVFNSSLMRNAVSESVGRPPAPPRLPPVGGALLRAALQAGWQVDDGWIDRLARQLNQQQ, encoded by the coding sequence ATGAATTTGGTCATGGGCGTGGACAGCGGCGGTACCAAAACCTTATTGGCGCTGGCGAATAGGCAGGGCGACCTGGCAGGGTATTGGCAGGGAAAAACCCTCGACCCGGCCGCGGATCCCCATTGGGACACGGCCCTTGACCATCTGCTCCGACAGGCAGCCCCCCTGCTGCCCCGGCTGGCGGCAGCCTCGTTCGGTCTGCCGCGCCACGGCGAAATGGAAGAGGACTCCCGACGGCAGGAACAGGTCATCGCGCGGTTAATCAGCGTACCGGCGCAGGTTGATAATGACGTACGCATCGCCTTCGACGGCGCCTTGGGAGGCGAAGCCGGCGTGCTGATCCTCGCCGGCACGGGCTCGATGGCCTGGAGTAGCCGTAACCGCCCCCGGGATCGCCATTATCGCGTAGGGGGATGGGGTGAGGACATTGGCGATGAAGGTAGCGCTTATTGGATTGGCCTACAGGCCATTACCGCTGTCTGCCGGCATCTGGACGGGCGGACTGACGCCCCCGCCCTTTGCCAGACCCTCTGTCAGCATTTCGACATCGTTCCAGATCAACTCATTACCTGGTTTTTTGGTCTCGGCATGCAACGACGCGAGCGCGTTGCCAGCCTGGCGCGCCCGGTGGCGGCGCTGGCCGAAGCGGGGGACGTCGCGGCGCAAACGCTACTGCACCAAGCTGCCGCTCAGCTCGCGGAGCAGCTGCTGGCGGCCTGGGGGCGGCTTGATTTGCCCGGTCCTCCGCGCTGGAGCTACGCCGGCGGGGTATTTAACAGCTCGCTAATGCGTAACGCCGTCAGTGAGAGCGTTGGTCGGCCGCCCGCGCCGCCGCGCCTGCCGCCGGTGGGGGGCGCCCTGCTGCGCGCCGCGCTTCAGGCAGGTTGGCAAGTGGATGACGGCTGGATCGACCGGCTTGCCCGGCAGCTTAATCAACAACAATAA